A region of Flavobacterium indicum GPTSA100-9 = DSM 17447 DNA encodes the following proteins:
- a CDS encoding TolC family protein, whose translation MKCILKFVFGVLLYSLLYNPVYAQTNYTLQKALQTARANNPYLKTEQLNIGIAQTDIITAKLRPNPILNNQSLQLMQPSQFPASTDWYNGQNRQVWWQLTKPFQVAGQRKYKIDVANKNVSFAEKNYSETERHIFSEVASKWLEVWTAQKQLEIIQIAKSNIDSLVLTNQIRYKNQVITQTDLFRTELLSKQYAIQYKTALQEVINRQNELKFLLGVQEDLSIDANDNFLFTMHQSIDSLLKQSLQNRSDIQTVKSLIDVSNSNIKLQKSLAFPQPELGFIWNPQNTIPYFGIYATVDLPFFNRNQGEIKKSYLLKDQAETQLFTIQTQIQTEISVAFANYQLQQQNLESFNMLLQQSQTILDNVKYAYLKGGTTIIDFLEAQRSWLETQQQYYDAMQAYRQSYIQLLYATGLINQLAL comes from the coding sequence ATGAAGTGTATTTTAAAATTCGTTTTCGGTGTTCTTTTATATTCTTTGCTATACAATCCTGTATATGCACAGACCAATTACACTTTGCAAAAGGCACTGCAAACTGCAAGGGCGAACAATCCCTACCTTAAAACCGAACAATTAAACATCGGTATTGCTCAAACTGATATTATTACTGCTAAACTTCGCCCAAACCCGATTTTGAACAATCAATCTTTGCAGTTAATGCAACCTTCGCAATTTCCTGCAAGCACGGATTGGTATAACGGACAAAACAGGCAGGTTTGGTGGCAATTGACCAAACCCTTTCAAGTAGCAGGACAACGAAAATACAAAATTGATGTTGCCAACAAGAATGTTTCGTTTGCTGAAAAAAATTATTCAGAAACCGAAAGACATATTTTTTCGGAAGTAGCCTCAAAATGGCTGGAAGTATGGACGGCACAAAAGCAATTGGAAATTATCCAAATTGCTAAAAGCAACATTGATAGCTTGGTTTTAACAAACCAAATCCGTTACAAAAATCAGGTCATTACACAAACCGATTTGTTCCGCACCGAACTTTTATCAAAGCAATATGCCATTCAATACAAAACAGCTTTGCAAGAGGTTATCAACCGCCAAAATGAATTGAAATTCTTGTTAGGTGTTCAGGAAGATTTAAGTATTGATGCGAATGATAATTTTTTGTTTACAATGCATCAAAGCATTGACAGTTTGCTCAAACAATCATTACAAAACAGAAGCGATATACAAACTGTGAAATCTTTGATTGATGTTTCAAACAGCAATATAAAATTGCAAAAATCGCTTGCCTTTCCACAACCTGAATTAGGTTTTATTTGGAACCCGCAAAATACCATTCCCTATTTCGGAATTTATGCCACCGTTGATTTGCCCTTTTTCAACCGCAATCAGGGAGAAATCAAAAAATCCTATCTGTTGAAAGACCAAGCCGAAACACAATTGTTTACCATTCAGACACAAATCCAAACGGAAATTTCGGTTGCTTTCGCTAACTACCAACTACAACAGCAAAACCTTGAAAGTTTTAATATGCTTTTGCAACAATCGCAAACCATTTTGGATAATGTAAAATACGCTTATTTAAAGGGTGGAACTACAATCATAGATTTTCTGGAAGCACAACGCAGTTGGTTGGAAACACAACAACAATACTATGATGCAATGCAAGCATACAGACAAAGCTACATTCAATTGCTTTACGCAACAGGTTTAATCAATCAATTGGCATTATGA
- a CDS encoding HAMP domain-containing sensor histidine kinase → MKIRTRLTILFTLITATILLAFASVIYISAKENREKEFYSLLKKEALTKANLFFDAKVETKTLQDIYKNNRQILNEVEVAIYDSSFNLLYHDAVDIDYVKETPEMIDEIYHKGEKQFYQEKWQVIGLRYEYENKNYIITATAIDQYGYNKLDSLLKNSIIVFVISILFIYIAGRFFSKRAFDPVKEMTEKAKVISATNLDFRLNSNGSKDELSELANTFNEMLSRLENSFDAQKNFVSNISHELRTPLAAIITELELSINKEKNIIEYKSTIQNALGDAKKLVRLSNSLLDLAKASYDPTEISFKQIRIDEILLDARQQVQQVNPDYKIDIVFENEFENDNQITVNGNEYLLKVAFANLFENGCKFSKDKQSSVSIGFEKEKIQLQFSDKGIGISEDDLKNIFTPFYRGENKQFADGNGIGLSLTQKIIYLHKGSISVQSKQHQGTTFTVELQTV, encoded by the coding sequence ATGAAAATCAGAACACGGCTTACCATATTATTCACACTCATTACTGCTACTATATTATTAGCATTTGCTTCTGTAATTTATATTTCGGCAAAGGAAAACCGTGAAAAAGAATTTTACTCATTGCTAAAAAAAGAAGCACTGACGAAAGCAAACCTGTTTTTCGATGCAAAGGTAGAAACCAAAACCCTTCAAGACATTTATAAAAACAATCGGCAGATTTTAAATGAAGTTGAAGTTGCCATTTACGACAGCAGTTTCAATTTGCTTTATCACGATGCAGTTGATATTGACTATGTAAAGGAAACACCTGAAATGATAGACGAGATTTATCATAAGGGAGAAAAGCAATTTTATCAGGAAAAATGGCAGGTAATTGGTTTGCGTTATGAATATGAAAACAAAAACTACATTATTACTGCAACTGCCATAGACCAATACGGCTATAATAAATTAGACAGCTTGCTGAAAAACAGCATTATTGTTTTTGTCATTTCTATTTTATTCATCTACATAGCAGGACGTTTTTTTTCCAAAAGAGCTTTTGACCCCGTAAAGGAAATGACCGAGAAAGCAAAGGTAATTTCAGCTACCAATTTGGACTTCCGTTTGAACAGCAACGGCAGTAAAGACGAACTTTCAGAACTGGCAAACACATTCAATGAAATGTTGAGCCGATTGGAAAATTCATTTGATGCTCAAAAGAATTTTGTTTCCAACATTTCCCACGAATTACGGACACCGCTTGCGGCAATTATTACCGAATTGGAACTATCCATCAACAAAGAAAAGAATATAATAGAATATAAATCTACTATTCAAAACGCTTTAGGTGATGCAAAAAAATTAGTCCGCCTTTCAAACAGTTTGTTGGATTTGGCAAAAGCCAGTTATGACCCAACTGAAATTTCATTTAAACAAATTCGCATTGATGAAATTTTATTGGATGCGAGACAACAAGTTCAACAAGTAAATCCTGATTACAAAATTGACATTGTATTTGAAAACGAGTTTGAAAACGACAATCAGATTACGGTAAATGGAAACGAATATCTTTTGAAAGTGGCTTTTGCCAATTTGTTTGAAAACGGTTGTAAATTTTCTAAGGATAAACAAAGCAGTGTTTCCATTGGCTTTGAAAAAGAAAAAATCCAACTTCAATTTAGCGACAAAGGAATAGGTATTTCAGAAGATGATTTAAAAAACATTTTCACTCCCTTCTATCGTGGCGAAAACAAACAATTTGCAGACGGAAACGGTATTGGACTTTCACTAACTCAAAAGATAATTTATTTACATAAAGGCAGTATTTCCGTTCAATCCAAACAACACCAGGGAACAACATTTACCGTTGAGTTACAGACCGTTTAA
- a CDS encoding STAS-like domain-containing protein encodes MEISILENFSEYPGLRHCKISDKSGEEFYHSVLNEKFYEVFSNDEKLIVDLDNTGGYASSFLDEAFGNLVFDFTLEKVKNKIEIISTQEPHWKDMILDKTFKEWENRRLQKVNPVVTLTHKPWYRLVENNLIKDVWESPVVV; translated from the coding sequence ATGGAAATTAGTATATTAGAAAATTTTAGTGAATATCCTGGTTTAAGGCATTGTAAAATAAGTGATAAATCAGGTGAAGAATTTTATCATTCAGTCTTAAATGAGAAATTTTATGAAGTGTTTTCAAATGATGAAAAATTAATTGTTGATTTAGATAATACAGGTGGTTATGCTTCTTCATTTCTTGACGAAGCATTTGGAAATCTTGTATTTGATTTTACTTTGGAAAAAGTAAAAAATAAGATAGAAATCATATCAACTCAAGAACCTCATTGGAAAGATATGATTTTAGACAAGACATTTAAAGAATGGGAAAACAGAAGATTACAAAAAGTAAATCCTGTAGTTACTTTAACACACAAACCTTGGTATCGTTTAGTTGAAAATAATTTAATAAAAGATGTATGGGAATCACCTGTTGTTGTGTAA
- a CDS encoding DUF190 domain-containing protein has translation MIQAQIYIDKDELKGTKPLHQFIMQLLIDNGIAGATSFVGHSGFGRHHRLKQPAQQFSFDETPMLIVFIDEDKKVKVALTELRKQYRGGFIVTHIVEQW, from the coding sequence ATGATACAAGCACAAATCTACATTGACAAAGACGAACTGAAAGGGACAAAACCCTTGCATCAGTTCATTATGCAATTGCTGATTGATAATGGAATTGCGGGAGCAACTTCATTTGTCGGTCATTCAGGTTTTGGCAGACATCATCGTTTGAAACAACCTGCACAACAATTTTCATTTGATGAAACACCAATGCTCATCGTATTTATAGATGAAGACAAAAAAGTAAAAGTAGCATTAACCGAATTAAGAAAGCAATACAGAGGTGGGTTTATAGTAACTCACATTGTTGAGCAATGGTAA
- a CDS encoding efflux RND transporter periplasmic adaptor subunit, whose product MKNLVYIFSFLFLLSACGGKEKKVSEKQTTPTVSNNGTTISFPDAESIAFFKTEKISSRNIEAELNAPGKIAATVLPSGEGASQNIILFDNSELAGNYTQLIQHQINISQIQNINIKQKQLELGRTKDLHLHGAATGQDLLNAQTALSMEQTNLANEKAALIEHETKLKSGGFNPEVLRKAKAGTAFIICDIPENQISKIKEGQSCNITFTAFPNEKFTGKIDAIADMVDNATRMVKVRISVNNATSKLKSGMFANISFGLSEGNFISISENSLVTVQGKNYVFVKKSSTEFERKEIQTGQQIGDKIIVFSGLNNGEEIAIEGVMQLKGLSFGY is encoded by the coding sequence ATGAAAAATTTAGTTTACATATTCTCATTTCTCTTTTTGCTCTCCGCTTGTGGAGGAAAAGAAAAGAAAGTATCGGAAAAACAAACTACCCCGACTGTTAGCAATAACGGAACAACAATTTCTTTTCCTGATGCTGAAAGTATTGCGTTTTTCAAAACCGAAAAAATCAGCAGCAGAAACATCGAAGCAGAATTAAACGCTCCGGGTAAGATTGCAGCGACAGTTTTACCATCGGGCGAAGGTGCTTCGCAAAACATTATTTTGTTTGATAATTCTGAACTGGCTGGAAATTACACGCAGTTAATACAACATCAAATCAATATCAGTCAAATTCAGAATATCAACATCAAACAAAAACAATTGGAATTAGGGCGAACCAAAGATTTACACTTGCACGGTGCAGCTACAGGGCAGGATTTACTGAATGCTCAAACCGCTTTATCAATGGAGCAAACCAATCTTGCCAACGAGAAAGCCGCTTTAATTGAGCACGAAACCAAATTGAAATCAGGAGGATTTAATCCTGAAGTTTTACGCAAGGCAAAAGCAGGAACTGCTTTTATCATTTGTGATATTCCCGAAAATCAAATCAGTAAAATCAAAGAAGGACAATCTTGCAACATCACTTTTACAGCATTTCCAAACGAAAAATTTACTGGAAAAATTGATGCTATTGCCGATATGGTGGACAATGCCACACGAATGGTAAAAGTGAGAATTTCAGTAAACAACGCAACAAGTAAATTGAAATCGGGAATGTTTGCTAATATTTCTTTTGGTTTGAGTGAAGGAAACTTTATCAGTATTAGCGAAAATTCGTTGGTAACTGTTCAGGGTAAAAATTATGTGTTCGTAAAAAAATCATCTACTGAATTTGAAAGGAAAGAAATCCAAACAGGGCAACAGATTGGCGATAAAATAATTGTGTTTAGCGGACTTAATAATGGAGAAGAAATCGCCATTGAAGGAGTAATGCAATTAAAAGGATTATCATTCGGTTACTAA
- a CDS encoding IS110 family transposase has protein sequence MSKDKKTFGIDISKDTFDVVDCSGNYYQFSNNLKDFLKFLKLLDATSHCVMEATGYYHYQLAYFLVDHHIAVSVENPLSIKRFIQMKLSRVKTDKSDAKMICLYGQQQELSLWFGYSKYQTQCLQMLRLLDTYTKQSAALKNKIQAEGVLGNPCKIVVSSLKKSLKHLQKEIGLLEAELLVLVKSEQQEMLTKVESIPGIGRKTAMMLLVLTDGFKRFEDSSQLCSFCGLTPVIRQSGSSIKGKVRISKVGNSKLRNLLFMCSFTACKCNKACRELYERIVNKGKSKKLALIAVCNKLLKQAFAIAKSGVEYNENYRSKLIVKN, from the coding sequence ATGAGTAAAGATAAAAAAACATTTGGTATTGACATCAGTAAAGACACATTTGATGTTGTAGATTGTTCTGGTAATTATTATCAATTCTCTAACAATTTAAAAGACTTTTTAAAGTTTTTGAAATTGTTGGATGCCACTTCACATTGTGTGATGGAAGCTACGGGTTATTATCATTATCAATTGGCATATTTTTTAGTAGATCATCATATTGCTGTGTCGGTAGAAAATCCGTTATCGATAAAGCGCTTTATTCAAATGAAGCTGAGTAGAGTAAAGACAGATAAATCAGATGCTAAGATGATTTGTTTGTATGGTCAGCAACAAGAGCTTTCCTTATGGTTTGGTTATTCAAAATACCAGACGCAATGTTTACAGATGTTACGATTATTAGATACTTATACTAAGCAAAGTGCTGCTTTAAAGAATAAAATACAAGCAGAGGGGGTATTGGGTAATCCTTGTAAAATAGTGGTTAGTTCTTTGAAGAAGAGTCTAAAACATTTACAAAAAGAGATTGGTTTACTAGAAGCAGAGTTGTTGGTTTTGGTCAAATCAGAACAACAAGAGATGTTGACTAAAGTTGAGAGTATTCCAGGTATTGGTCGTAAGACTGCAATGATGCTATTAGTTTTAACAGATGGATTTAAACGCTTTGAGGATAGTTCTCAATTGTGTTCATTTTGTGGGTTAACACCAGTGATTAGGCAATCAGGAAGTAGTATAAAAGGTAAGGTTAGGATAAGTAAAGTGGGTAATTCCAAGCTAAGAAATTTATTATTTATGTGTAGTTTTACGGCTTGTAAATGTAACAAAGCATGTAGAGAACTTTATGAGCGCATAGTTAACAAAGGTAAAAGCAAGAAATTGGCCTTAATAGCAGTATGCAATAAGCTTTTAAAACAAGCCTTTGCTATTGCAAAATCTGGAGTAGAGTACAATGAAAACTACAGAAGTAAACTAATAGTTAAAAACTAA
- a CDS encoding ankyrin repeat domain-containing protein gives MTRQIVIAIFLVLTTISCSDKSDESVRSQDDNEFIEALTYHHEFKVSAIIDDFAKNKSIDKKIKTERVAQTTNYWTPLCYACFIGNSKAVKLLIEKGANVNYKDSNGQTPLILASITGNIEEIALLLKAGADINGVDMNNSSALIHASAEGNLLTVKYLVDQGCELEPKNGGQNALDFAIFYQHQQVIDYLTEKGLKKSGT, from the coding sequence ATGACAAGACAAATAGTAATAGCAATTTTTCTGGTATTGACGACAATCAGTTGTTCAGACAAATCAGACGAATCCGTTAGAAGTCAAGACGACAACGAATTTATCGAAGCGCTGACTTATCATCATGAATTTAAAGTCTCTGCAATAATTGATGATTTTGCTAAGAACAAATCAATTGACAAAAAAATCAAGACTGAACGGGTGGCTCAAACCACCAATTACTGGACACCGCTTTGTTATGCTTGCTTCATCGGAAACTCTAAAGCGGTAAAATTACTTATTGAAAAAGGAGCAAATGTAAATTACAAAGACAGTAATGGTCAGACGCCACTAATTTTGGCATCAATAACAGGTAACATTGAGGAAATCGCACTTTTACTAAAAGCAGGTGCAGACATCAACGGAGTTGATATGAATAATAGCTCAGCATTAATTCACGCATCAGCAGAGGGCAATTTATTGACAGTAAAATATTTGGTCGACCAAGGATGCGAGCTGGAACCTAAAAATGGCGGACAAAATGCTCTTGACTTCGCAATATTCTATCAACATCAACAGGTAATTGACTATTTGACTGAAAAGGGACTTAAAAAATCAGGGACATAA
- a CDS encoding efflux RND transporter permease subunit translates to MIKNLLIFSLKNRWLVVAISFALMAVGYYCFTQLKIEAYPDIADTNVIIVAQYQGRAAEEVEQQVTVPIERALQNTPNVLDRRSRTIFGLSVVQLTFKDGTDDYFARQQVMERLATAELPDGVSPELAPLSTAVGEIFRYVVEAPPNFSPIQLRDLQDWVIKPYLLQTAGIADITTFGGPLKQFHILTYPDKLRKYNLTLSDVENAIVANNQNTGGNIIERGGQGFAVRGLGAIKNETDIENIVLKSENGVPVFIRDVASVEIAPPQPSGVLGYTVTDDSVNVNNGVEGIILLRRYENPSEVLAELKQRIEDLQEHELPEGVKIRTLYDRSFLIDHSLHTVGKTLFEGVSIVIIILIFFLGSARSALVVALTIPFSLLFAFIIMRFTGIPANLLSLGAIDFGIIVDGAVVMAEHLIRKYRTATPEEKENGIVHITLLSAQEVGREIFFSVTIIILAYMPILLMTRVEGKLFSPMALTLAFAVIGSMIAALTFIPVLISFVYNKAISNPDKPFKEHRNKVLEFVENIYGKLISRILKHYKKTVFIGFGIVLLLISFGLKLGTEFLPELDEGSIFLRGNFPAGITIQENAKYAPKIRSIISKYPQIAFVITQTGRNDDGTDPFPANRNEILIGLKDYHLWSDTISKKELVKQIRTELEKELPSVKFTSGQPIIDQVMEIVTGSAADLAVSIVGDDLVMMRSKADSIANIVKAMQGSEGVNIEQEGTQEQLAIKINREYAARYGINVSDIQNMIEAAIGGKNISVLYDGTKRYDIVIRYLPQFRNNIDEIKKLLVSSANGALIPMEQLAEINFVEGQTNIYRYNNKRMVTVRTNIRGRDQGGFVKELQKKIENEIRIPKGYEIVYGGQYENLERAGKQLALTIPLTLIMVFVFLFMLYKNFKHTLITTSCVLFALAGGIIALLIRGYYFNVSAGVGFVSIFGISVMAGVLLVSALNRATFSNLISQTLINQTSKEQLRAILSILVLAILGLVPAAISSGIGSDVQRPLATVIIGGLTSTLIFAPILIPPLYWWINKNGNNHRKKE, encoded by the coding sequence ATGATTAAAAATCTTCTCATATTTTCTCTCAAAAATCGCTGGTTGGTCGTGGCGATTAGTTTTGCATTAATGGCAGTCGGCTATTATTGTTTTACACAACTAAAAATTGAAGCATATCCTGACATAGCAGATACCAATGTAATTATCGTTGCTCAATATCAAGGTCGTGCAGCCGAAGAAGTGGAACAACAAGTGACCGTTCCTATTGAAAGAGCTTTACAAAACACACCTAATGTTTTAGACAGAAGAAGCAGAACGATTTTTGGTTTATCGGTTGTGCAACTCACGTTCAAAGACGGAACAGACGATTATTTCGCTCGCCAACAAGTGATGGAGCGTTTGGCAACAGCCGAACTGCCCGATGGCGTATCGCCTGAATTGGCTCCACTTTCAACAGCCGTTGGCGAAATTTTCCGTTATGTGGTGGAAGCACCGCCAAACTTTTCGCCCATTCAGTTAAGAGATTTACAAGACTGGGTAATTAAACCTTATTTGTTGCAAACAGCAGGTATTGCCGATATTACCACTTTTGGCGGACCGCTCAAACAATTTCATATTCTCACTTATCCCGACAAATTACGCAAATACAATCTTACACTTTCTGATGTAGAAAATGCGATAGTTGCGAACAATCAAAACACAGGCGGAAACATCATTGAGAGAGGTGGACAAGGTTTTGCCGTGCGTGGTTTAGGTGCAATAAAAAATGAAACCGACATTGAAAACATTGTATTAAAATCTGAAAACGGAGTTCCAGTTTTTATCCGTGATGTGGCAAGCGTTGAAATTGCACCGCCACAGCCAAGCGGAGTTTTGGGTTACACTGTTACAGATGACAGCGTAAATGTTAACAACGGAGTAGAAGGAATTATTTTGCTTCGCAGATACGAAAACCCAAGCGAAGTTTTAGCAGAACTTAAACAACGTATTGAAGATTTACAGGAACACGAATTGCCCGAAGGTGTAAAAATCAGAACACTTTACGACCGAAGTTTTTTGATTGACCATTCTTTACACACAGTAGGAAAAACTTTGTTTGAAGGCGTTAGCATTGTGATTATCATTCTGATTTTCTTTTTAGGAAGTGCAAGAAGTGCCTTGGTCGTGGCTTTGACTATTCCTTTCTCATTGCTTTTTGCCTTTATCATTATGCGATTTACAGGTATTCCTGCTAATCTACTTTCATTAGGTGCGATTGATTTTGGTATCATCGTGGATGGTGCGGTAGTAATGGCTGAACATCTCATTCGGAAATACCGAACGGCAACACCCGAAGAAAAGGAAAATGGAATTGTTCATATTACCTTGCTTTCTGCACAGGAAGTAGGGAGGGAAATTTTCTTTTCGGTAACGATTATCATTTTGGCATATATGCCCATTCTTTTAATGACAAGAGTGGAAGGCAAACTGTTTTCGCCTATGGCTTTGACATTGGCGTTTGCAGTTATCGGTTCAATGATTGCTGCTTTAACTTTTATTCCAGTTTTGATTTCATTTGTTTACAACAAAGCAATTTCAAACCCAGACAAACCTTTTAAAGAACATCGAAATAAAGTCCTTGAATTTGTAGAAAACATTTATGGTAAACTAATTTCAAGAATTTTAAAACACTATAAAAAAACTGTTTTTATCGGGTTTGGAATAGTATTGTTGCTTATTTCATTCGGTTTGAAATTAGGAACAGAGTTTTTGCCCGAATTAGATGAGGGTTCTATCTTTCTTCGAGGCAATTTCCCAGCGGGAATTACCATTCAGGAAAATGCCAAGTATGCACCAAAAATCAGAAGCATTATTTCCAAATATCCTCAAATTGCTTTTGTCATTACACAAACAGGACGAAATGATGACGGCACAGATCCATTTCCTGCCAATCGAAATGAAATTTTAATCGGGTTGAAAGATTATCATTTGTGGAGTGATACTATTTCAAAAAAGGAATTGGTAAAACAAATACGAACAGAATTAGAAAAAGAATTGCCGAGTGTAAAATTTACATCGGGGCAACCCATCATTGACCAGGTAATGGAAATCGTAACAGGAAGTGCTGCCGACCTTGCTGTTTCTATTGTAGGCGATGATTTGGTAATGATGCGAAGCAAGGCTGACAGTATTGCCAACATTGTAAAAGCAATGCAGGGAAGCGAAGGCGTGAATATTGAACAGGAAGGAACACAAGAGCAACTTGCCATAAAAATAAACCGTGAATATGCCGCTCGTTACGGCATTAATGTTTCTGACATTCAGAATATGATTGAAGCAGCTATTGGTGGTAAAAATATTTCGGTGTTGTATGACGGAACAAAACGTTATGATATTGTTATTCGCTACTTACCACAGTTTAGAAATAACATTGATGAAATTAAAAAACTATTAGTTTCTTCTGCCAATGGTGCATTAATTCCAATGGAACAATTAGCCGAAATTAATTTTGTGGAAGGACAAACCAATATTTACCGTTACAACAACAAAAGAATGGTAACGGTAAGAACGAACATAAGAGGCAGAGACCAAGGCGGTTTTGTGAAAGAACTGCAAAAGAAGATTGAAAATGAAATTCGCATTCCGAAAGGGTATGAAATAGTATATGGCGGGCAGTATGAAAATCTTGAAAGAGCAGGAAAGCAATTGGCATTGACAATTCCGCTGACTTTGATAATGGTTTTTGTTTTTCTCTTTATGCTTTACAAAAATTTCAAGCATACATTGATAACAACAAGCTGTGTATTGTTTGCTCTTGCAGGTGGAATTATTGCTTTACTCATTCGTGGATATTATTTCAATGTTTCCGCAGGAGTTGGTTTTGTTTCCATTTTCGGAATTTCAGTAATGGCTGGAGTATTATTAGTATCTGCATTAAACAGGGCAACATTTAGCAATTTAATTTCACAGACGCTCATCAACCAGACATCTAAGGAACAATTACGAGCAATACTTTCTATCCTTGTTTTAGCCATTTTAGGACTTGTTCCTGCTGCTATCTCAAGTGGTATTGGCTCTGACGTCCAAAGACCTTTGGCAACTGTTATTATTGGAGGACTGACAAGCACCTTAATTTTTGCACCGATACTAATACCGCCATTGTATTGGTGGATAAATAAGAATGGAAATAATCATAGGAAAAAAGAATAG
- a CDS encoding IS110 family RNA-guided transposase, protein MKKVTETIGIDVSKLTLDVMVRTTNIHKQFSNDTKGFKQIITWLMKQKINLDQSLFCFEHTGWYCLMLSYFLYENKHAYCCINAIEIKRSMGLKRGKSDKADAWEIANYAWLRRDELIPSVPPAKKLIELQRMMSLREQLIKQQTASKNLLKGMIDIVLDQVNDVSVGILKENIAYLEKQITSTEKAMNELIKQDNTMITSYKLSKTVKGVGMVLAVQMLLHTHNYTRFESSRQFAAYCGLVPYPYQSGTSIHGRNKIHPISDRKMKSLLSMSAISAIQHDKELKIYYQKRVEEGKPKMVVLNIIRNKIVSRIFATVNRRTPYVEMNKFLA, encoded by the coding sequence ATGAAAAAAGTAACAGAAACCATTGGTATTGATGTATCAAAATTAACCTTGGATGTCATGGTAAGAACTACCAATATTCATAAGCAGTTTAGTAATGATACAAAAGGATTTAAACAAATTATTACTTGGCTAATGAAACAGAAAATCAATTTAGATCAAAGTCTATTTTGCTTTGAGCATACTGGATGGTATTGTTTAATGTTGAGTTATTTTCTTTATGAAAACAAGCATGCTTATTGTTGTATTAACGCTATAGAAATCAAGAGGTCTATGGGTTTAAAACGAGGCAAAAGCGACAAAGCTGATGCATGGGAAATAGCTAATTATGCATGGCTTAGACGTGATGAGTTAATTCCGTCGGTTCCACCAGCCAAAAAATTAATAGAGTTACAACGTATGATGAGTTTACGGGAACAATTAATAAAACAACAAACGGCAAGTAAAAATCTTTTGAAAGGTATGATTGACATAGTTTTAGACCAAGTAAATGATGTTTCAGTTGGGATCTTAAAAGAGAATATAGCTTATTTAGAAAAGCAAATTACATCAACAGAAAAAGCCATGAATGAGCTTATAAAACAAGATAACACAATGATTACCAGTTATAAACTTTCTAAAACTGTTAAAGGTGTAGGAATGGTTCTAGCTGTTCAGATGTTGTTACATACACACAACTATACACGGTTTGAGAGCTCACGGCAGTTTGCAGCCTATTGCGGTTTGGTTCCTTATCCATACCAATCTGGAACGAGCATACATGGAAGAAATAAAATCCATCCCATAAGTGATCGAAAGATGAAGAGTTTGTTGTCTATGTCAGCTATAAGTGCCATTCAGCACGATAAAGAGCTTAAAATATATTACCAAAAAAGAGTAGAAGAAGGGAAACCAAAAATGGTAGTTTTAAACATAATTAGAAACAAAATAGTATCGAGAATATTCGCAACTGTTAACAGAAGAACGCCTTATGTAGAAATGAATAAATTTTTAGCTTAA
- a CDS encoding response regulator transcription factor — protein MMNVLIIEDDTRIAELIQRGLQEQGFVPTLAYDGLSGKKLALQNDYDLIITDIILPKMDGLDLCKEIRQTKPDTPIIMLTALGTTDDKVEGFDAGADDYLVKPFEMRELLVRIRALLKRQSKTTNNTGNTLKYADLEMNLHTKIVRRNGLEINLTPKEFNLLEYMLQNPERVLSRVEIAEKVWDTHFDTGTNFIDVYINYLRKKIEKDFDKKLIHTKSGMGFILKVE, from the coding sequence ATGATGAATGTTTTAATTATAGAAGACGATACAAGAATTGCTGAACTTATCCAAAGAGGACTGCAAGAACAAGGTTTTGTTCCGACATTGGCGTATGACGGACTTTCGGGAAAGAAACTGGCTTTACAAAACGACTATGACTTAATAATTACCGACATCATTTTGCCGAAAATGGATGGACTTGATTTGTGCAAAGAAATACGGCAAACCAAACCTGACACGCCAATTATTATGCTGACCGCTCTTGGCACAACGGATGACAAAGTGGAAGGTTTTGATGCAGGAGCAGACGACTACCTTGTAAAACCTTTTGAAATGCGTGAATTATTAGTTCGAATCCGTGCATTGCTGAAGCGACAAAGCAAAACAACAAACAATACAGGCAATACACTTAAATATGCCGACCTTGAAATGAATTTGCATACAAAAATTGTAAGGCGAAATGGCCTTGAAATTAATCTTACTCCAAAGGAATTTAATCTTTTGGAATATATGCTGCAAAATCCAGAGAGGGTTTTATCAAGAGTAGAAATTGCCGAAAAGGTTTGGGACACACATTTTGACACTGGCACTAATTTCATTGATGTTTACATCAATTATTTAAGAAAGAAAATTGAAAAGGATTTTGACAAAAAACTCATTCATACCAAATCGGGTATGGGCTTTATTTTGAAAGTGGAATAA